DNA sequence from the Staphylococcus epidermidis genome:
ATATCAGTTGTTGCACCAATGATGATGTCAACGTTATCCATTATATCTGGGTTTCCAGCTTTACCGATCTTAAAAATATAACCATTTTTAATTCCGATATCTGCTTTAACAATCTTGTCATAATCAATAATTAATGCGTTAGTTAAAACTAAATCGGCTACATTTTTATCATCTCTTGTCACATTAGGATTTTGAGCCATACCATCACGAATTGATTTTCCGCCACCGAAAGTAGCTTCATCTCCATAATTTGCATAGTCTTTTTCAACTTGTGCAAACAAGTTCGTATCTCCTAATCTCACAGAGTCTCCTACAGTTGGTCCATAAAGACTTGTGTATTGAGATTGTGTCATTTTAAAACTCATGCTTATTTACCACCTTTTTTATTCGCATTGTCTTCGCCTGCATCGTTTTTAACGGCGGCGTTTTGATTTGAATCATTTGGACGGAATACGCGTTCTTCGTCAATATCGCCATCGACTAAACCACGGAATCCATAAATTTTACGTCGTCCAGAATATTCGACAAGTTGTACTTTTTTTTCATCTCCAGGTTCAAATCTCACTGCAGCTCCTGCAGGAATATCCAAATGTTTACCATATGCTTTCTCACGATCAAATTCTAATGCTTTATTTGCTTCGAAAAAGTGGAAATGTGAACCTACTTGTATAGGTCTATCGCCTGTATTTTTTACTTCAATCACCGTTTCGGGATGATGTTTATTGACTTCTATTTCAGTATTTTTAACAATAATTTCACCAGGAATCATTGATATAGCCTCCTTAAACGATTGGGTGATGGACTGTTATTAACTTAGTACCATCTGGAAAAGTTGCTTCAATTTCAAGTTCTGTAATCATGTTAGCTACGCCATCCATGACATCTTCCTCGTTTAAAATTGTTTTTCCATAGCTCATGAGTTCAGCTACCGTTTTACCATCACGCGCGCCTTCTAATAATTCATCACTGATTAAAGCAAGTGCTTCAGGATGATTAAGTTTAAGTCCTCTTGCTTTTCTACGACGTGCAACCTCAGCAGCTACAACTATCATCAATTTGTCTTGTTCACGTTGTGTAAAGTGCAAAACTATCCCTTCTTTCATATTAATTTGTCTTGCAAATTTTATATTAAAACTATTTAATGAAGTATACAAGTATAATACTTTGATAATTTTATCTAATTAACAATGTTTTTTTAAATTAAGTGTATAAAGTTGAATAAATATGAAAAATATCCAGCGTACATAAACATTATTTTAGTAAAATGTAATTGATATGATGAATATTTAATGGTAATTTGAAAACTGTCTTTATTAAATAATTAATGTAGTGAATAAAAGGAGGCTATAAAATTGAAATTGATAAAAGTAATTTTAAGTAGTATCTCTCAAGTGGTTTTAATTAATAATCCATATACTGGGTTATTCATTTTAATTGGACTGTTCGCAGTGAATTGGAAAGTAGGAATCAGTGCAATGATTGCAAGTGTAATGACTTGGATATTGGCACCATATATGAATTACACAAAAGAAGAAATCGAAAGTGGATTAGCCGGATTTAACCCTGTATTAACCGCAATTGCACTTACTTTATTTTTGGATAGCAATTGGAGCGGTATATTAATCACATTCGTAGCCACTATTTTAACGCTACCGATTGGAGCAGCGGTTAGAGAAGTATTGAAACCACATAAAATAGCGTTTCTAACTAGTCCGTATGTTATTATGACGTGGATTACTTTATTAATACCTAATCAACTTAAAACGTTACATACTCAGATTGATATTATTCCGGAGCATATAGAAAAGGTATCTTTAAATAATGACCACACCCGTGTTCATTTTTTTCAATCAGTTTTAGATGGATTTGGACAAATATTTTTAATGCCCAGCATAATAGGTGGTTTGTTAATTCTAATAGGGATTTTTATAGGTTCTAAAAAAGCTGGAATTGTTTCTATAATTGCAAACATTATTGGGTTCCTAATAATTATATTACTGGGTGGAGACTATAGTAGTATAAATGAAGGCATATTTGGCTATAATGTAGTTTTATCTGCGATTGCGCTAGGTGTCACTTTTGAGACAGCAATCCATAGTTATCTCGCAATGATTTTAGGAATAGTACTCACTGCATTCATACATTTAGGTTTGAGCACATTGCTCGCACCATTAGGTTTACCAACTTTAACATGGCCATTTATTTTTGCTACATGGATTATGTTGTTTGCAGGAATTAAAAATCAATCTGTATAAATAATGCATAAAAAATGAAAATATTAAAATTTAAAAATTGAGTTAACCTTAATTGATACATTGTGATTATTTTTAAATTTATAGTCGCAACTGTTTTAGATCAGATTTTTAATTCAATGAGTTTTATGTCCGAAATTTTAGCATTACTCTATAAAGTTTAAACGTATTTGAAAATCAAAATTCTACTAAAAAGCATCTGTCTACATTATGAATGTGGCGATGCTTTTTATATTTAAAATTTATAAAAGAAATAAAATTGACTATCTAGATACATTCATAGATTAAGTTATGTATATATTAATTGTTAACTTTTCAATATCAGAGGGAAATGCGTATGAAGTACAATTAGTAAATTTTGAAAAAATAAAGTCGAGTGTTAAACTATGAATAATTAAATTTAAAATAAAACGAGTCATAGGGGGCGTAAATGTGATGGAGTCTTTTTTAATTCACACTGACATTCAAAAAAAGTGGATTCGTAAATTTAAAAAGATTGAAAGTGAATTCAAAGCACGCGCAGCTGAAAATGATATTCAATCTAGATTTCCATATGAAAATATTGAGTGGCTGATAAAGGAAGGATATACTAAACTAACTTTGCCTGTAGAGTATGGGGGTGAAGGTGCTACTATTGAAGATATGGTGATTTTACAAAGTTATTTGGGTACTATTGATGGAGCAACTGCTTTATCTATAGGGTGGCATTTAAGTGTAATTGGTCAATTGTACGAGCAACATATGTGGTCACTATCAATGTTAGATTCCTTTGCTAAAGAAGTTGTTCATGGTGCACTGATCAATAGAGCAGTCAGTGAAGCGGAAACTGGTAGTCCTACTAGAGGTGGTCGCCCATCTACACATGCTGTTAAAGCTGAAAATGGTTATGTTATAAACGGTGTTAAAACCTTTACATCTATGAGTAAGGCGTTGACACATTATATTGTTGGTGCGTATGTTGAAGAAACTAAATCAATGGGATTCTTTTTAATTCCTCAGTCAACTAAAGGTGTAAGTATTGCTGACAACTGGGATATGGTTGGTATGAGAGCGACTGAGAGCCATGATTTAATTCTTGATGATGTTTATGTTCCTAATGAAAATTTTGTAGAATCAAAACGTGAATCAAGACCTAATGGTTGGCTTCTTCATATACCGAGCTGTTATCTAGGTATTGCACAAGCAGCTCGTGACTATGCAGTAGATTTTGCAAAAAATTATCGTCCTAATAGTATTACAGGTACGATTGATAGTTTACCTACAGTGCAACAAAATTTAGGGAAAATGGAAAGTTTATTACTTTCTGCAAGACATTTTCTATGGAGTACAGCTAGAGGGTATCAATCATATACAGAGGATGCACAAATATGGAATGAAACCTCAGCAAGTAAAGTGGTGGTAATGAACCAAGGTATAGAAATCGTTGATTTAGCTATGAGAATAGTTGGAGCTAAGAGTCTAGAAATGAGCAGACCTCTTCAACGGTACTATAGAGATATACGTGCTGGATTACATAATCCACCAATGGAAGATATGGCTTACACTAATATTGCTAAAAGTATTACAAACAAACTTTAATGTCATATTGATATTCTTTAAAGGAATGAGATGGAATTTAACGTTTTTCATTGCAATGCATATAAAGTATAAAAAAGCGCGATGTACATCAACAATTTAATTCAGTCATCGATTGACTTCAAGTTAAGTATGCCTGTGACAACTTTTTTGTCACAGGCTTTTCTAATGCAACCATAATGAAATCGCTGTGTAACTGCTAAAAATTTTTAATAATTATAGGTTGCCATGTATTCAATGATTAACTTTAAATTATTTGGTGTCACGAAAGGTTTCAAATATAATTAAGTTATTCATTAAAAAACGTTAGGAGTATCAACTATGACCAAAGTATATTTTAATCATGATGGTGGCGTTGATGATCTAGTGTCACTATTTTTATTATTACAAATGGAAAATATAGAACTTGTTGGCGTAAGTACGATTGGTGCAGACTGCTATTTAGAGCCTTCATTAAGTGCTTCATTAAAGATTATAAATCGTTTTTCAGACGTTGAAATTAATGTAGCACCATCATATGAAAGAGGGAAAAATCCTTTTCCAAAAGAATGGAGAATGCATGCTTTCTTTATGGATGCCTTACCAGTGCTAAATGAGTCTTGTATACCCAAAAGATGCAAGGCTAGTGAGGACGAGGCGTATATAGATATTATTCGTAAAGTGAAGAGTTGTGATGAGAAAGTTACATTGTTATTTACTGGACCGCTTACAGATTTAGCTAAAGCTATAAAATATGACAACTCAATTTTAAAAAATATAGAGAAATTAGTTTGGATGGGTGGAACGTTTTTAGACAAAGGAAATGTTGAAGAACCAGAACATGATGGTACAGCTGAATGGAATGCATTTTGGGATCCTGAGGCTGTAAAAGTTGTATTAGATAGTGATATGAATGTCGATATTGTTGCTTTAGAAAGTACAAATCAAGTCCCTCTAACAATGGAAGTTCGTCAAATGTGGGCAGATAAAAGACAATATTTAGGCGTTGATTTTCTGGGCACAAGTTACGCAGCAGTACCACCACTCACACATTTTGTGACCAATTCAACATACTTTTTATGGGATGTATTAACTACTGCTTATGTGGGTTCTCCAAATTTAGTTGAATCAACGAAATTGAAAATTGATGTAGTCAGTCAAGGACCTAGTCAAGGGAGAACATTCCAATCTGAATATGGACGTGAAGTTCAAGTCATTACGGATGTAAATAAACAAGCATTTTTTAACTACATAACGGATTTAGCAAAGAAAATCGAGTCCTAAGTTTTATTTGTTAATAAAAAGGTTCATCTACTTCAACTTATTGTAAACTTTCCATTCATAAAAGTTTACAAGGGTGCTATAATAAAATCTATGTAAGGAGGATGAACAAGTGACTACAAAACATTTAGTATATACAGCTTTAATGACTGCTATCATTTGTATTTTAGGTATAGTACCAAGTGTACCTCTGCCATTTATGCCAGTCCCTATTGTATTACAGAATATAGGAATCTTTTTGGCAGGAATTATTTTAGGGCGAAAGCTTGGTACTACTAGTGTTATTGTCTTTTTACTATTGGTAGCTACAGGTTTGCCAGTGCTTTCTGGAGGCCGTGGGGGAATTGGCGTATTTGCAGGACCTTCGGCAGGATTCTTATTCTTATATCCTGTTGTAGCTTACTTTATAGGCATTATTCGTGATGCATATTTGCATAAAATTAATTTCTTAGTGATTTTTATAGCTACACTAGTTATCGGTGTATTAGGATTAGATATATTAGGTACTATCATTATGGGCTTTATTATACATATACCTATCTCTAAGGCATTTATATTATCATTTACATTTATGCCAGGTGATATCATTAAGGCTATTATTGCAAGTTTAATAGGTGCAGCAATTTTAAATCATTCACGTTTCAAGACTCTTATTCAATAACTAAAAAATAATAATAAAGTTGATGAGGCGATATTTATGTCGAAAATAACTTTTAAAGATATTTATATTGATGGAAATAAAATAACTGAAGATTCTAGAAAGGCGATTTATCTCTTACCTCCTCAACCATTAAAATATGCTAGTAACACGTGGATTTATAAAACGATGCCAACAATGAACCAGTGGCTTAAAGACATTGAAGTTCAAAAGAAAATGCATCTAAATCAATCATCCTATCATCTTTCATTTTCATTTCCAGCTAATGAAAAGATAGATGAAGTATTGTTGGAAAAAATACGTGAACTAGGTTTTCAGATAGGAGTACTTGAGCTCTATGTCATTGAAGCTAAAGCGTTAAAAGAGCTCTCCCGCAAAAGAGACGTAGATATTCAACTTGTATCAAGCAATAATATCAATGATTACCTTCATGTTTATGATGCGTTTGCACGGCCTTTTGGTGATAGCTATGCCAACATGGTTAAACAACATATTTATAGCTCATATAACTTGGACGATATTGAACGTTTAGTTGCATATGTTAACCATCAACCAGTTGGAATAGTCGATATTATAATGACGGATAAAACAATAGAAATAGATGGTTTTGGGGTTTTAGAAGAATTCCAACATCAAGGTATCGGTTCTGAAATACAAGCTTACGTTGGACGTATGGCTAATGAGCGACCTGTTATTCTTGTTGCAGATGGAAAAGATACTGCTAAAGATATGTATCTAAGACAAGGATATGTATATCAAGGTTTTAAGTATCATATTTTAAAAGAAAATATTTAAGTTAATTGAAATTTTATATCGAAATGATAACCTAAGATGGATTGTTAAATCAATTCATCTTGGGTATTTTTTATGAGTTGAAAAGGTGATCGTAAATGAAATGTTAATCTTAAAATTCATTTAATTTATGATTCTTTCTGGGTGACTATTAAAATGATTTTCTCGAATAAACTCAATTGCGGTAATGTATAAATCTTTTGCAAGTTGTATTGCAAGTGAAGTAGGGGCAGATTTAGATAATATAATTTCTACATCGATTTTAGCTGCTTTGATTAAAATTTCAGATGAAATACGATCGCTAAAAATTAAAACCTTATCTCTCACCGGTATATGTCGTTGAATACAATAACTGTATAATTTATCAAGAGCGTTATGACGTCAGATTTCGTAGCGATGTTCAAAAAATTTTTTCCATCACTGATGGCAGCATTATGGAGACCACCCATTTGTTTGAAAATAATACTTGCATCCTGTAATTGCGTCATCATATTAATAACTTGTTAGGGTTGAAGTTAAATGGTTGTCATTGATGTTTTGGCAATAGCTGCATCATTTTGAAAATAAAAGGCTCTGCTTTTACCACAACAGGAAGCAAGCACACGTTTTGTAGGATGTTCGAAGTGATGGCCTACTGATTGAGTTAGTTTCACATGAGCGAATCCTTTACTTTCGTCGATATGAATGGATTGTAAGTCATTTCTCTTTAAGAATATACCTTCAGATGCAAGAAAACCTAAAGTCAATTCTTCTAAATAGTTTCGACTACAAATAATAGTTGCAAACTTAAATTCGTTGACTTTAATTGTTAATGGCATCTCTGTTATACATGAATCCGATGCTGTATATAAGTGTCCATTTTCAAATTTGATTATAGTTTGTTTTTGCGTCACATCTTTTTTCATTTTTTACCCCTTGAATCATAACTACTTATTATCATAAAAGAAACTCAATTCTCACTCTTTTGTATATCATATTATTAGGAAAGGACTTTTAAGAAGATTTTGTAAAGTAAATTGAAGTACATATAGTTGTATAAATAATGACATAATTTATCACATTTTATTTCTTTTTCAAATAATATTTAAAGCGTATAATAAAGGTTAAATGGAGGTAGGCTATCATGAAAATTAAACATATTTTTGTTATCATTTTAACATTGTGTGTAGTGTTAGCAGGTTGTACCAACGAGAAAGGTCAGAATAAAGAACAGAATGAAAAACAACCGACAAAAGGTGATAAACAAGAACTTCAAGTTTCTGCTGCAGCAAGTTTGACTGAAGTCAGTAAAGCATTAGGAAATGAATTTAAAAAGGACCATCCAAATGTAGAAATTAAATTTAACTATGGCGGATCAGGTGCGTTAAGACAACAGATAGAAGCGGGTGCTCCGGCAGATGTCATGATGTCAGCTAACACTAAAGATATAGACCTGTTGAAGAAAAAAAACAAAGCACATGACACTTATAATTATGCAAAGAATCAACTTGTATTAATTGGCGATAAAAATAAAAGTTATACCTCTGTAAAAGATTTAAATCAAAACGACAAACTCGCACTAGGACAAATAAAAACAGTGCCTGCTGGTAAATATGCAAAACAATATTTAGATGATCAACATTTATATGGTGATGTTAAAGATAAAATTATTTTTGCTAAAGACGTAAAACAAGTATTAAATTATGTGGAAAAAGGAAATGCACAGGAAGGATTCGTTTACAAAACAGACTTATATCAACAAAAGAAAAAAGCAAATAAAGTTAAAGTCATCGAAGAAATTAAATTAAGCAAACCAATTACTTATAAAGCAGGTGCAACTTCAGATAAAAAATTAGCTAAAGAATGGATTAACTTCTTAAAATCTAATAAAGCTAAACAAATTCTTAAAGAATATCAATTTTCTGTATAAGGAGTTCAGAGCTATGCCTGATTTAACGTCCTTTTGGATTTCTTTTCGTGTTGCTTTAATCAGTACAATGATAGTTACTATTTTTGGCATTTTGATTTCTAAATGGCTATACAATAAAAAAAGATATTGGGTAAATCTATTAGAAAGTTTTATCATTTTACCAATTGTGTTACCACCTACTGTCCTTGGTTTTATACTATTAATTATATTTTCAACAAGAAGTCCTGTAGGAGAATTCTTTACTAATATCTTACACTTACCAGTTGTATTTACATTGACAGGTGCAGTGATTGCATCTGTCATTGTTAGTTTTCCCCTTATGTATCAACATACAGTGAATGGTTTTCGAAGTATAGATTCAAAGATGTTAAATACTGCAAGAACGATGGGAGCAAGTGAAACAAAAATATTTCTTAAATTGGTGTTACCATTATCTAAACGTTCTATTCTTGCAGGTATTATGATGAGCTTTGCAAGAGCAATAGGTGAATTTGGTGCTACTTTGATGGTTGCTGGCTATATCCCAGACAAAACAAATACATTGCCTTTAGAAATTTATTTTTTAGTGGAGCAAGGGAAAGAAAATGAAGCATGGTTATGGGTGCTTGTATTAGTTGCGTTTGCGGTAACTGTCATAGCGACCATAAATCTGGTTAATCGTGATACGTTTAGGGAGGTTGATTAAATGCTCACAATTAAAGTGAATGGTGTTCTTAATCAGACGAAAATTAATATAAATATAAAGGATCAACACCCTAAGATATATGCGATACAGGGACCATCTGGAATTGGAAAGACAACAATTTTAAATATAATTGCCGGTTTGAAAGCTATAAATTATTCATATATAAAGGTTGGTAAACGTGTATTAACTGATTCACGACACCATTTGAATGTTAAGGTTCAACAACGTCGTATAGGATATCTATTTCAAGATTATCAACTTTTCCCCAATATGAATGTTTATAACAACATAACGTTTATGACTAAACCTTCTGAACATATCAATGAACTTATTCATACTCTAAAAATAGAGCATTTACTTGAAAAGTATCCTGTGACCTTATCAGGAGGTGAAGCTCAGCGCGTCGCTTTAGCAAGGGCGCTAAGTACGAAACCCGATTTGATTTTGCTTGATGAGCCTTTTTCAAGTTTAGATGATAAAACAAAAAACGAAGGTATCAAATTAATTTTAAAAATATTCGAAGCATGGCAAATTCCTATTATATTTGTAACGCATTCAAATTATGAAGCGCAACAAATGGCGCATGAGATTATAACAATTGAAGATTGTATACAAATATAGTAAGAAGTGCTATTTATCTGTTAATTTTAACAATAATTTGTATATTCAAAATATAAAGAGAGGTTTAGAGATCTAATGCAAGAAAGATACTCGAGACAAGTGTTGTTTAAGGAAATTGGTTTAAAAGGTCAAAGTCTACTTGAGAAAAAACATGTGCTTATAGTAGGTATGGGTGCGTTAGGAACACACTTAGCTGAGGGATTAGTGAGAGCGGGAATAAATAAGTTAACCATTGTTGATAGAGATTACATTGAATTTAGCAATTTACAACGACAAACGCTCTTTATAGAGCGTGATGCAGAAGATGTACTACCAAAAGTAATCGCTGCACAGAAAGTTTTAAAAGAGATACGTAAAGATGTAGAGATAGATGCTTATATTGAGCATGTTAATTACAATTTCTTAGAGCAACATGGCATGCATGTCGATATCATATTAGATGCAACTGATAATTTTGATACACGTCAGTTAATTAATGACTTTGCTTATAAACATCAGATTCCTTGGATTTATGGTGGTGTTGTACAAAGTACATATGTTCAGGCAACGTTTATTCCTGGTGAAACACCGTGTTTTAATTGCTTAATGCCTCAATTACCATCTATTAATTTAACATGTGATACGGTTGGAGTTATTCAACCAGCTGTAACAATGACAACCAGTTTACAACTCGTTGATGCATTGAAGTTGCTGACTGGTAATAAGGTTAATAAACACTTCACTTACGGGGATATTTGGACAGGAGATCATTATACATTTGGTTTTAGTCGTATGCAAAATGAAGATTGTAAAACTTGTGGTAATGCTCCAACATATCCACACCTTAATCAACATCAACAAGATTATGCGACCTTATGTGGAAGAGACACTGTTCAATATAAAAATGCTGATATTTCTCAGGAAATATTACTATCATTTCTCGAGCGAAATCATATTCAATATCGCACGAATTTATATATGACAATGTTTAGGTTTAGAGAACATCGAATTGTTGCATTTTCTGGAGGTAGATTTTTGATACATGGAACGACAGAACCTAAAAAAGCAATTCAATTAATGCATCAACTATTTGGTTAAATATAAGGGAGTGAATAAACATGCACAAACATCAACATCAGAATATTCATTTAAACAGACCGATTCATGTAGCAATTTTGACTGTATCGGATACGAGAGATTATGATTCTGATAAAGGTGGTCAACTGATTCAATCTTTGATAAATCAACATGAGAATCATGTTGATATTAACCACTATCGAATTGTTAAAGATGATATAGAAGCTATTACACACCAACTTAAGCTTTGGTTAACTTCGTCAAATCAACTAGATGTCATTATTACAACGGGAGGAACAGGTATCTCACAAAGAGATGTGACAATAGAAGCTGTTCGCCCATTGTTAACTAAAGAATTAGAAGGTTTTGGTGAATTATTTAGATACTTAAGTTATACCGAAGATGTTGGTACAAGAGCATTATTAACTCGAGCTATTGCAGGTACCTGTGATAGCACCTTAATTTTTGCACTTCCTGGCTCAACTGGTGCAATTAAACTTGCAATAGAAAAATTAATTAAACCTGAATTGAGTCACTTAGTGTTTGAATTAAATAAAGACATTAGGAATTAAGTAATTTCAAGATATTAGATATAATGTACGAATCTTTAATTTATACAATAAATAGAATTATCAATTTTTTCTGTGGAAGTCGCCAGATTTACCACCAGATTTAGATTCTAAGTACGTTTCTCCAATTATCATGCCTTTGTCTATAGCTTTTGTCATATCATAGATTGTAAGTGCTGTAACTGAAGCAGCAGTCAATGCTTCCATTTCAACACCAGTTTTACCTGTTGTAGACACGACCGCTGTAATATTTAAACGATATGAATCATCATTATTTGAATCCCATTTGAAGGATATATCTATGCCTGTAAGTGGTAATGGATGACACATAGGAATGATTGTAGAAGTGTTTTTAGCTGCCATAATACCAGCAATTTGCGCAGTATTAAGTACATTTCCTTTACTATTAGTATTTTGAGTAATTTGACTATAAATTTTTTCATTAACTATTATACTTGAGTGTGCTTCTGCTACACGTTTTGTAATTTCTTTATTAGAAACATCAACCATTTTAGCATTACCTTGTTTATTAATATGTGTGAAATTAGTCATTTTTTCCCTCCTATTAGGAGTAAGTATATCATGAAAATTAATATTTTTTGGAGATGAGTGTATGTCTGTAGAGAAAAGAACGCCAATATCAGTTAAAGAAGCAATTAAACGTATTATGAAACAACATGTTGAAGTGAAGAATATCAATATTAATTTAGATGAAAGTTTAGGACATATTCTTGCTGAAGATATTGTTGCGACCTATGATATACCAAGATTTAATAAATCACCCTACGATGGGTTTGCAATTAGAAGTGAAGATTCACAAGGTGCAAGTGGCGAAAACCGTATTGAATTTGAAGTAATAGATCATATCGGTGCAGGTTCAGTTTCAGAAAAAACAATTGATAAAAACCAAGCAATTCGAATAATGACTGGTGCTCAAATTCCTTCTGGAGCTGATGCCGTAGTAATGTTTGAACAAACTATTGAATCTGAAACAACTTTTACAATTAGAAAATCCTTTAAACATTTAGAAAATATTTCGCTACAAGGTGAAGAAATAAAAGCTGGTGATATTGTACTACATAAAGGTATGCGTATTAACTCAGGTGTGATAGCAGTCTTAGCTACATACGGTTATACTAAAGTGCGAGTGGCTCGAAAACCAACTGTTGCAGTAATTGCTACAGGTAGTGAATTGCTTGAAGTAGAAGATGAGCTTGAACCAGGAAAGATACGAAATTCAAACGGACCAATGATTAAAGCATTAGCTAAACAATTTGGAATACAAGTTGGAATGTATAAAGTTCAGCATGATAATCTCGAAAAGAGTATTGAGGTTGTAAAAAAAGCTTTATCAGAGCATGATTTAGTAATTACTACCGGAGGTGTGTCGGTAGGAGATTTTGATTACTTACCAGAAATATACAAGTC
Encoded proteins:
- a CDS encoding urease subunit beta, which gives rise to MIPGEIIVKNTEIEVNKHHPETVIEVKNTGDRPIQVGSHFHFFEANKALEFDREKAYGKHLDIPAGAAVRFEPGDEKKVQLVEYSGRRKIYGFRGLVDGDIDEERVFRPNDSNQNAAVKNDAGEDNANKKGGK
- a CDS encoding urease subunit gamma; translated protein: MHFTQREQDKLMIVVAAEVARRRKARGLKLNHPEALALISDELLEGARDGKTVAELMSYGKTILNEEDVMDGVANMITELEIEATFPDGTKLITVHHPIV
- the yut gene encoding urea transporter; translated protein: MKLIKVILSSISQVVLINNPYTGLFILIGLFAVNWKVGISAMIASVMTWILAPYMNYTKEEIESGLAGFNPVLTAIALTLFLDSNWSGILITFVATILTLPIGAAVREVLKPHKIAFLTSPYVIMTWITLLIPNQLKTLHTQIDIIPEHIEKVSLNNDHTRVHFFQSVLDGFGQIFLMPSIIGGLLILIGIFIGSKKAGIVSIIANIIGFLIIILLGGDYSSINEGIFGYNVVLSAIALGVTFETAIHSYLAMILGIVLTAFIHLGLSTLLAPLGLPTLTWPFIFATWIMLFAGIKNQSV
- a CDS encoding acyl-CoA dehydrogenase family protein; protein product: MESFLIHTDIQKKWIRKFKKIESEFKARAAENDIQSRFPYENIEWLIKEGYTKLTLPVEYGGEGATIEDMVILQSYLGTIDGATALSIGWHLSVIGQLYEQHMWSLSMLDSFAKEVVHGALINRAVSEAETGSPTRGGRPSTHAVKAENGYVINGVKTFTSMSKALTHYIVGAYVEETKSMGFFLIPQSTKGVSIADNWDMVGMRATESHDLILDDVYVPNENFVESKRESRPNGWLLHIPSCYLGIAQAARDYAVDFAKNYRPNSITGTIDSLPTVQQNLGKMESLLLSARHFLWSTARGYQSYTEDAQIWNETSASKVVVMNQGIEIVDLAMRIVGAKSLEMSRPLQRYYRDIRAGLHNPPMEDMAYTNIAKSITNKL
- a CDS encoding nucleoside hydrolase encodes the protein MTKVYFNHDGGVDDLVSLFLLLQMENIELVGVSTIGADCYLEPSLSASLKIINRFSDVEINVAPSYERGKNPFPKEWRMHAFFMDALPVLNESCIPKRCKASEDEAYIDIIRKVKSCDEKVTLLFTGPLTDLAKAIKYDNSILKNIEKLVWMGGTFLDKGNVEEPEHDGTAEWNAFWDPEAVKVVLDSDMNVDIVALESTNQVPLTMEVRQMWADKRQYLGVDFLGTSYAAVPPLTHFVTNSTYFLWDVLTTAYVGSPNLVESTKLKIDVVSQGPSQGRTFQSEYGREVQVITDVNKQAFFNYITDLAKKIES
- a CDS encoding biotin transporter BioY, producing MTTKHLVYTALMTAIICILGIVPSVPLPFMPVPIVLQNIGIFLAGIILGRKLGTTSVIVFLLLVATGLPVLSGGRGGIGVFAGPSAGFLFLYPVVAYFIGIIRDAYLHKINFLVIFIATLVIGVLGLDILGTIIMGFIIHIPISKAFILSFTFMPGDIIKAIIASLIGAAILNHSRFKTLIQ
- a CDS encoding GNAT family N-acetyltransferase, with translation MSKITFKDIYIDGNKITEDSRKAIYLLPPQPLKYASNTWIYKTMPTMNQWLKDIEVQKKMHLNQSSYHLSFSFPANEKIDEVLLEKIRELGFQIGVLELYVIEAKALKELSRKRDVDIQLVSSNNINDYLHVYDAFARPFGDSYANMVKQHIYSSYNLDDIERLVAYVNHQPVGIVDIIMTDKTIEIDGFGVLEEFQHQGIGSEIQAYVGRMANERPVILVADGKDTAKDMYLRQGYVYQGFKYHILKENI
- the modA gene encoding molybdate ABC transporter substrate-binding protein; translation: MKIKHIFVIILTLCVVLAGCTNEKGQNKEQNEKQPTKGDKQELQVSAAASLTEVSKALGNEFKKDHPNVEIKFNYGGSGALRQQIEAGAPADVMMSANTKDIDLLKKKNKAHDTYNYAKNQLVLIGDKNKSYTSVKDLNQNDKLALGQIKTVPAGKYAKQYLDDQHLYGDVKDKIIFAKDVKQVLNYVEKGNAQEGFVYKTDLYQQKKKANKVKVIEEIKLSKPITYKAGATSDKKLAKEWINFLKSNKAKQILKEYQFSV
- the modB gene encoding molybdate ABC transporter permease subunit, with product MPDLTSFWISFRVALISTMIVTIFGILISKWLYNKKRYWVNLLESFIILPIVLPPTVLGFILLIIFSTRSPVGEFFTNILHLPVVFTLTGAVIASVIVSFPLMYQHTVNGFRSIDSKMLNTARTMGASETKIFLKLVLPLSKRSILAGIMMSFARAIGEFGATLMVAGYIPDKTNTLPLEIYFLVEQGKENEAWLWVLVLVAFAVTVIATINLVNRDTFREVD
- a CDS encoding ATP-binding cassette domain-containing protein, giving the protein MLTIKVNGVLNQTKININIKDQHPKIYAIQGPSGIGKTTILNIIAGLKAINYSYIKVGKRVLTDSRHHLNVKVQQRRIGYLFQDYQLFPNMNVYNNITFMTKPSEHINELIHTLKIEHLLEKYPVTLSGGEAQRVALARALSTKPDLILLDEPFSSLDDKTKNEGIKLILKIFEAWQIPIIFVTHSNYEAQQMAHEIITIEDCIQI